A portion of the uncultured Draconibacterium sp. genome contains these proteins:
- a CDS encoding Spy/CpxP family protein refolding chaperone: MKTSKLTNIAWVFFALALTSTTVLAQGRRTGNGYYQNQRNNCVNYISGLTDTQQEQIQQMENNHQLAMNELRTKQRATINTVEKSEIRTEMLKKVEAHRTEVRNLLTEEQQIQYDQLQANSNYARNQNIGRGRGNFSGNQNLQGNFCRANNRENSYAQRGLRGNRGNLQASNYRNNKKSWNQGRGNGRFNRFNYTDVENSVDTNEDELDTNK; encoded by the coding sequence ATGAAAACTAGCAAGTTGACAAACATTGCCTGGGTGTTCTTTGCCCTGGCGTTAACAAGTACAACCGTTTTGGCACAAGGCCGCAGAACAGGAAACGGGTATTATCAAAATCAAAGGAATAACTGTGTGAACTATATTTCCGGATTAACCGACACACAGCAAGAGCAAATTCAGCAAATGGAGAATAACCACCAGCTGGCCATGAATGAACTGCGTACAAAACAGCGTGCAACAATAAATACTGTTGAGAAAAGTGAGATTAGAACCGAAATGTTGAAAAAGGTGGAAGCCCACCGTACTGAGGTTAGGAATTTATTGACGGAAGAGCAGCAAATTCAATACGATCAACTTCAGGCAAATAGTAACTATGCACGTAACCAAAATATTGGAAGAGGTCGCGGAAATTTTTCAGGTAACCAAAATTTACAAGGAAATTTTTGTCGTGCGAATAATCGTGAAAACAGCTATGCACAGCGAGGTTTAAGAGGAAACCGTGGCAATTTGCAAGCCTCAAATTACAGAAATAACAAAAAAAGCTGGAATCAAGGTAGGGGTAACGGCAGGTTTAATCGGTTCAATTATACCGACGTTGAAAACAGCGTAGACACAAACGAAGATGAATTGGATACAAACAAATAA
- a CDS encoding periplasmic heavy metal sensor has protein sequence MATKNTYRILIWVIVILSATILSMGVSFWYHKHQDKKVAAEKQQQVEMPSEQRTRFFREQLNLQPEQVNTFRDLNRNYNRNARRLSDQLTLLRFDMVEEMAKTDADTTKLHAISDEMGELHKSLKNLTVDYYLDMKAVCDATQQEKLKEIFLSMTKTEEDVSLPRRGNRQHGRRNLE, from the coding sequence ATGGCAACAAAAAATACATATCGCATATTAATTTGGGTGATTGTAATTCTGTCAGCAACAATCTTGTCGATGGGAGTTTCGTTTTGGTACCACAAACACCAGGACAAAAAAGTTGCAGCAGAAAAACAACAACAAGTTGAGATGCCCTCGGAACAACGGACGCGTTTTTTTCGCGAGCAGTTAAACTTGCAGCCCGAACAGGTAAACACTTTTCGGGATTTAAACAGAAACTACAATCGGAATGCACGGCGTTTGTCGGATCAGCTAACACTTCTTCGTTTCGATATGGTTGAAGAAATGGCAAAAACTGATGCTGATACAACAAAACTTCATGCTATTTCGGACGAGATGGGAGAACTGCACAAATCGTTAAAAAACTTAACTGTTGATTATTATCTCGATATGAAAGCGGTGTGTGATGCTACCCAGCAGGAGAAATTAAAAGAAATTTTCCTGTCGATGACAAAGACTGAAGAAGACGTTTCGTTGCCCCGGCGTGGTAACCGTCAGCATGGGCGACGCAATTTAGAGTAA
- a CDS encoding zf-HC2 domain-containing protein, with product MKCNSVHKNLIFFLEKELPVSEMEQVKQHLNECADCALFAAEMKSTLRILENDKVTDENPFFYTRVKARLENQHNEQLVTRPVLLRILQPVAFSILLLLGIYGGFKLGETPRNTLVSSTLSEQEMVPFWNEMEAEPIETFLME from the coding sequence ATGAAGTGTAATAGCGTACATAAAAATTTAATTTTTTTCCTCGAAAAGGAGCTGCCCGTTTCAGAAATGGAGCAGGTTAAGCAACACCTGAATGAGTGTGCAGACTGTGCTCTTTTCGCTGCTGAAATGAAAAGTACACTCCGTATTCTTGAAAACGATAAGGTTACCGATGAGAATCCATTCTTTTATACCAGGGTGAAAGCACGGCTCGAAAATCAGCACAACGAGCAATTGGTTACACGCCCGGTTTTACTACGGATTTTGCAACCGGTAGCGTTTTCAATACTGCTGTTGCTGGGAATTTATGGTGGATTTAAATTAGGTGAAACACCCAGAAATACGTTGGTCAGCAGTACTTTAAGCGAGCAGGAAATGGTTCCTTTTTGGAATGAAATGGAAGCCGAGCCAATTGAAACCTTTTTAATGGAATAA
- a CDS encoding sigma-70 family RNA polymerase sigma factor: MSDTEIIEQLKQGNQLAFKKLVDTHQKLVVNTCYGLVQNREDAEDVAQEVFVEVYRNIEKFRSDSKLSTWLYRIAVNRSLNHIRDNRKHKWFQGFDDEDAAANKDLLRAKTADSDEPEYDLENKQRALILKEAINSLPKNQKVAFTLSKYEELSYHEIAEVMDLSVSSVESLLFRAKKGLQKKLYKCYKKKCM, encoded by the coding sequence ATGTCTGACACCGAAATTATAGAACAACTGAAACAGGGCAATCAGCTGGCTTTTAAAAAGCTGGTTGATACCCACCAAAAGCTGGTGGTAAATACCTGCTATGGTTTGGTGCAGAACCGCGAAGATGCCGAAGATGTAGCGCAGGAAGTTTTTGTTGAAGTGTATCGGAATATCGAGAAATTCAGATCCGACTCAAAATTGTCGACCTGGTTGTATCGTATTGCTGTAAACCGATCGTTAAACCACATACGTGATAATAGAAAACATAAGTGGTTTCAGGGATTTGATGATGAGGACGCCGCAGCAAACAAGGATTTGCTGCGAGCCAAAACCGCTGACTCGGACGAGCCGGAATACGATCTGGAAAATAAACAAAGGGCATTAATTTTAAAAGAGGCAATAAATAGTTTGCCAAAAAACCAGAAAGTGGCTTTTACGCTCAGTAAATACGAAGAGCTGTCGTACCACGAAATTGCAGAGGTAATGGATCTCTCGGTTTCATCAGTCGAGTCGCTATTATTCCGGGCAAAAAAAGGCCTGCAGAAAAAGCTGTATAAATGCTACAAAAAAAAGTGCATGTAA
- a CDS encoding DUF4405 domain-containing protein, with the protein MKTKFSWRAFISFGLSWAILVILVSGLILYVAPPGRYAHWVNWELAGFSKEGWQAIHTVFSLGFIVLSIFHLFSVNWKAFVSYIKTKSTKGFNKKKELLFSIVLVLVFFFGTMFSIPPFKTVMDLGETATNSWEKTEERAPVAHAELLTLSELAHQLDLESVDEITRKLDSHKIDYKDTHTQTLQEIGEANNSTPLEIYEIIEKKPANQGQGMGVGRKTIEDFSKELNKSTDELMHILENNNIEAKSTETLRTIGENNNLPPRDVYKILSE; encoded by the coding sequence ATGAAAACGAAGTTTAGCTGGCGCGCCTTTATCAGTTTTGGATTAAGCTGGGCGATTTTAGTGATCCTGGTATCGGGTTTAATTTTGTATGTAGCTCCTCCGGGACGTTATGCCCATTGGGTGAACTGGGAATTGGCAGGATTTTCGAAAGAAGGCTGGCAGGCCATTCATACCGTATTTTCGCTGGGATTTATTGTACTTTCCATATTTCACCTGTTTTCGGTAAACTGGAAAGCTTTTGTGTCGTACATCAAAACAAAATCGACAAAAGGATTTAATAAGAAAAAGGAATTACTTTTTTCCATTGTCCTTGTGTTGGTGTTCTTTTTCGGAACGATGTTTTCAATTCCACCTTTTAAAACCGTAATGGATTTAGGCGAAACGGCCACCAATTCGTGGGAGAAAACCGAAGAGCGTGCACCGGTGGCTCATGCCGAATTGTTAACGCTTTCGGAATTGGCCCATCAGCTCGACCTTGAATCGGTAGACGAAATTACCCGCAAGTTAGACAGCCATAAAATCGATTACAAGGACACGCACACACAAACTTTGCAGGAAATAGGAGAAGCAAATAACTCAACTCCTTTGGAGATATACGAGATTATAGAAAAGAAACCGGCCAACCAGGGACAAGGAATGGGCGTTGGACGAAAAACGATCGAAGATTTCTCGAAAGAACTCAATAAAAGTACCGATGAGTTGATGCATATTCTCGAAAATAATAACATCGAAGCAAAATCAACAGAAACTTTGCGAACCATTGGTGAGAACAATAATCTTCCACCACGCGATGTTTACAAAATACTTTCTGAATAA
- a CDS encoding CusA/CzcA family heavy metal efflux RND transporter yields the protein MLQNIISFSVRQKYVALSLVVLMAIGGYFSLINLPINSQPDVTPVQVLVITKAGRYSPFDVEKLVSYPIETAMNGLPDVAEVRSISQFGLSAVTVEFDEGTDIYFARQIVSQRLQSIVDELPPGVSSPSLGPISTALGEIYQYVVKGENYSLSELREIQDWLIAPQLKIVRGVTEINSFGGFVKQYNVIIQPGLLRTYSIGISDVMDAIAQNNSVSGGNYIQHNGEQYIIRGVGQITSMDDVRNIIVKNVDNKPVFIRDVASVVEGKQIRQGGVTKDGQGEVITGIVMMLRGGNGREVIAEIEDKIEEINRSLPEGVSVEKFYDQSDLIKRTTSTISTNLLEGGFLVIVVLLLLLGEISGALIVAMVIPFSMLFAFIGMREFGLAANLMSLGAIDFGMVVDGSVVMVENIVHDLQKNKKESKEEIIRKAANHVVRPIFFGVLIILMVYVPIMTFKGMEGILFRPMAITVAAAVFGSLLLALIFVPAMSAIVFRKKVKVRRNYLIEWMRPRYQKGLEKNMNKIWFVGSSALAIFVVSIFLMTRLGTEFLPELDEGSILIEQVRMPSVTLEESMENADWLAGKIMENIPEVETVVPKTGRSDLANDWMGVHQTDVWVVLKPIEEWSKGVTKQDIINRIEPYLQTEPGLAYNFTQPIAMRVDELTSGVKSDLAVKIYGEDLDVLDDIGENISALLSGLAGTDNYYVEQSAGQPYLTVNIDREAVASFGLNVDDVQKVVEAGIGGQEAGQLYEGQRHFGIVVRYPENIRDQLPKIAEAPVHLPGGGYIPLKRVANIELQEGPREIQRENGWRRLIVGINIKDIDLGTYVSQLQEQIDKSASIPSGYFIDYGGTFENQRRAMRHLMLVVPLSIFIIIGLMYLNFGKMRYAILILLNLPFALSGGVFLLWLRGMYLSVTASIGFVALFGVAVLNGIVLVDHINMLRKEKKGDLKKLVIEGSVDRLRPVLMTALVASLGFIPMAFNTGPGSEVQRPLATVVIGGLVTSTFLTLMVLPIAYYWIERKKAPVEEAEQK from the coding sequence ATGCTTCAAAATATAATTTCATTTAGTGTACGTCAAAAATATGTGGCCTTATCATTAGTGGTATTAATGGCCATTGGCGGTTATTTTTCGTTAATAAACCTGCCCATAAACTCGCAGCCCGATGTTACACCGGTTCAGGTTTTGGTTATTACCAAGGCCGGCAGATATTCGCCTTTCGATGTGGAAAAGCTGGTAAGCTACCCCATTGAAACGGCAATGAACGGTTTGCCCGATGTGGCAGAAGTGCGGTCTATTTCGCAATTCGGACTGTCGGCAGTTACCGTTGAGTTCGATGAAGGTACAGACATTTACTTTGCCCGGCAAATTGTTAGTCAGCGGCTGCAATCCATTGTCGATGAGTTACCGCCGGGCGTTTCAAGTCCTTCGCTGGGGCCAATTTCAACAGCGCTTGGCGAGATTTACCAGTACGTGGTAAAAGGCGAAAATTATTCGCTGTCGGAGTTACGCGAAATACAAGACTGGTTAATTGCCCCGCAATTGAAAATTGTTCGGGGAGTAACGGAGATCAATTCGTTTGGAGGTTTTGTAAAACAGTACAACGTTATCATACAGCCGGGTTTGCTCCGGACCTACAGCATTGGTATTTCTGATGTTATGGATGCCATTGCGCAAAACAACAGTGTGTCGGGCGGAAACTACATTCAGCACAATGGTGAGCAGTATATTATTCGCGGTGTTGGGCAAATTACCAGCATGGACGATGTGCGGAACATCATTGTTAAAAACGTTGATAACAAGCCCGTTTTTATTCGTGATGTGGCTAGTGTTGTTGAAGGAAAACAGATTAGGCAGGGCGGTGTAACCAAAGACGGACAAGGTGAGGTAATTACCGGAATTGTTATGATGTTGCGTGGTGGAAACGGCCGCGAAGTGATTGCCGAAATTGAAGATAAAATTGAAGAAATTAACCGGAGTTTGCCCGAAGGTGTTAGTGTTGAGAAATTCTACGATCAGTCGGACCTGATTAAACGAACCACATCAACAATTTCTACCAACCTGCTCGAAGGAGGTTTCCTGGTAATTGTAGTATTGCTTTTACTTTTAGGAGAAATTTCGGGAGCATTGATTGTGGCAATGGTTATTCCATTTTCGATGTTGTTTGCCTTTATCGGAATGCGTGAGTTCGGGCTGGCAGCCAACCTGATGAGTTTGGGTGCGATCGACTTCGGAATGGTGGTTGACGGTTCGGTAGTAATGGTGGAAAACATCGTTCACGATTTGCAAAAGAACAAGAAAGAGTCGAAAGAAGAAATTATCCGAAAAGCGGCTAATCATGTGGTGCGGCCCATCTTTTTTGGGGTGCTCATAATCCTGATGGTTTATGTGCCGATTATGACTTTCAAAGGAATGGAAGGTATTCTGTTCCGTCCGATGGCGATAACCGTGGCCGCGGCGGTATTTGGTTCGTTATTACTGGCATTGATTTTTGTTCCGGCTATGTCGGCCATTGTATTTCGCAAAAAAGTAAAAGTACGCCGCAATTACCTGATCGAATGGATGCGTCCGCGCTATCAAAAAGGGCTGGAAAAGAACATGAACAAGATTTGGTTTGTGGGATCTTCGGCACTGGCCATCTTCGTCGTCTCAATATTTTTAATGACACGTTTGGGAACCGAATTCTTGCCGGAATTGGACGAGGGATCGATTTTGATTGAGCAGGTGCGGATGCCTTCGGTAACGTTGGAAGAATCGATGGAAAATGCCGATTGGCTGGCCGGAAAGATCATGGAAAATATTCCGGAAGTGGAGACGGTGGTACCAAAAACAGGTCGCTCGGATTTGGCCAACGACTGGATGGGTGTGCACCAAACCGATGTGTGGGTGGTACTAAAACCCATTGAAGAATGGTCGAAAGGAGTTACAAAACAAGACATTATAAATAGGATTGAACCCTACTTGCAAACCGAACCCGGCTTGGCGTATAACTTCACACAGCCAATTGCCATGCGTGTTGACGAGTTAACAAGTGGTGTAAAATCCGATCTGGCGGTAAAAATTTACGGCGAAGACTTGGATGTGCTTGATGATATTGGTGAGAATATTTCGGCACTGTTATCCGGCTTAGCGGGTACTGACAATTATTACGTCGAACAATCGGCCGGGCAGCCTTACTTAACGGTAAATATCGACCGTGAAGCGGTGGCTTCTTTCGGACTAAATGTTGACGATGTACAGAAAGTGGTGGAAGCTGGTATTGGAGGTCAGGAAGCCGGGCAGTTATACGAAGGACAACGACATTTTGGAATTGTGGTGCGCTATCCCGAAAATATACGCGACCAGTTGCCAAAAATTGCCGAAGCTCCGGTGCACTTGCCGGGCGGTGGTTATATTCCGTTAAAGCGTGTGGCAAATATTGAATTGCAGGAAGGCCCGCGCGAGATTCAGCGCGAAAACGGCTGGAGAAGATTAATCGTAGGTATCAACATAAAAGACATTGACCTGGGAACTTATGTTTCGCAACTGCAGGAACAAATCGATAAAAGTGCCAGTATTCCGTCGGGTTATTTTATTGATTACGGTGGAACTTTCGAAAATCAGCGTCGTGCCATGCGCCATTTAATGCTGGTAGTGCCGCTTTCCATCTTTATCATCATCGGGTTAATGTACCTTAACTTTGGTAAAATGCGTTACGCAATCCTGATCTTACTGAACTTGCCATTTGCTTTGTCAGGAGGAGTGTTTCTGTTGTGGCTCAGGGGAATGTACCTGTCGGTAACAGCAAGTATTGGTTTTGTGGCCCTGTTCGGGGTGGCGGTGCTGAACGGTATTGTTTTGGTCGATCACATAAATATGTTGCGGAAAGAGAAAAAAGGAGACCTTAAAAAACTGGTCATCGAAGGATCGGTCGATCGTCTGCGTCCGGTGTTAATGACCGCTTTGGTTGCCAGTCTTGGTTTTATTCCAATGGCGTTTAATACCGGTCCGGGTTCCGAGGTTCAACGTCCGCTGGCAACTGTAGTAATTGGTGGTTTGGTAACCTCTACCTTTTTAACACTTATGGTTTTACCAATTGCGTATTATTGGATTGAACGTAAAAAGGCTCCGGTAGAAGAAGCGGAGCAGAAATAG
- a CDS encoding efflux RND transporter periplasmic adaptor subunit: MKSEFVDHQILAPGVVFPSPGHSSIISTPINGQVTAINVYEGDWVNKGQELFRIQSLEYGNLISEYLQAFAQESFQKSRQARLQQLVEERISSTSELEQATAEYQRASASLKSAYAKLRAVGVPDSEIDQFSNSEDFQPTLKIVAPINGVIEKNFVELGQSVNALENLSRVLDTRQVLVRGYVSPGDAVLVKAGNLVDITKREQEEITIKGEITSVNPGLDENSRSVVVNIIISSENGWPKPGENLRLAITSESQKETVAIQLQALTYDGDQPIVFVKKSANTFERRAIDVEQIKGELVFVTSGLSAGEEVAITKVFSLKALSRFDIISEE, encoded by the coding sequence GTGAAAAGCGAATTTGTTGATCATCAGATTCTGGCGCCGGGCGTTGTTTTCCCTTCGCCGGGGCATTCAAGTATTATTAGTACACCAATAAACGGACAGGTAACTGCTATTAACGTTTACGAGGGCGATTGGGTGAATAAAGGACAGGAGTTGTTTCGTATTCAAAGTTTGGAGTACGGAAACCTGATTTCGGAATACCTGCAGGCATTTGCCCAGGAATCGTTTCAGAAAAGCCGCCAGGCTCGTTTACAACAATTGGTTGAAGAACGCATTAGTTCAACCAGCGAGCTGGAACAGGCAACAGCCGAATACCAGCGGGCTTCGGCATCGTTAAAATCGGCCTATGCAAAACTGCGTGCGGTTGGTGTTCCCGATTCTGAAATTGATCAGTTTTCAAATTCTGAAGACTTTCAGCCCACATTAAAAATTGTGGCGCCTATTAATGGTGTTATCGAAAAGAATTTTGTGGAGCTGGGGCAATCGGTAAATGCCCTCGAAAACCTTTCGCGTGTGCTCGATACCCGCCAGGTATTGGTACGTGGTTATGTTTCTCCGGGCGATGCAGTTTTAGTTAAAGCCGGCAATTTGGTCGACATAACAAAACGCGAGCAGGAGGAAATAACCATCAAGGGCGAAATTACTTCGGTTAATCCCGGACTGGATGAAAACAGTCGTTCGGTGGTGGTAAATATTATCATTTCATCAGAAAATGGCTGGCCCAAACCGGGCGAAAACCTGCGGCTTGCCATTACTTCCGAGTCGCAAAAGGAAACCGTGGCTATTCAGCTGCAGGCGCTTACTTACGATGGCGACCAGCCCATTGTTTTTGTGAAAAAAAGTGCCAATACTTTCGAACGCCGTGCCATCGATGTAGAGCAAATAAAAGGCGAGCTGGTGTTTGTAACTTCCGGACTTTCTGCCGGAGAAGAGGTGGCAATTACAAAAGTTTTTAGCTTAAAAGCCTTGTCGCGTTTCGATATCATTTCTGAAGAATAA
- a CDS encoding TolC family protein produces the protein MIRLTKFSLVFLLLLAGSVYAQDNMLTIEQAVERAIGNNAALNQMRARLHQQENEWRTNTGVSAPEISYFKEGISDDPTAPFAEKRVAITQEVDFPLTSVYRVKALKQEVEAQQHLIVAKEKEIQSQVKSKYIEVVYALYLQRSRENQLNLAQDLYNAVYTKFETGLGNGIDLANAEIQLDEARNDLDQSEWILHQARYGLFNIMGLPIEEQKYSIQFADTLYATDIDISQIQALAVQEEQPAYRASMNRLNASDYFLKEAKSNILPDIRFSLYKQDYGTGYDFNGFEIGLSIPIWYPFDQKGKIQMATARKDELRWNQKEIQLNMKKEIEYAWHNYSVSRSIVNRYHDSMQERSSKLQSMSLRAYQLGEIDLLELLNAQQIFLKSEQRYLTALRDYYMQLAALEQYLDKELIY, from the coding sequence ATGATAAGACTAACGAAATTCAGTTTAGTTTTCCTGTTATTGCTGGCTGGCAGCGTTTATGCGCAAGACAATATGTTAACCATTGAGCAGGCGGTTGAGCGGGCCATTGGCAACAACGCAGCGCTCAATCAAATGCGGGCGCGTTTGCATCAGCAAGAAAATGAATGGAGAACCAACACCGGAGTTTCTGCCCCGGAAATCAGTTATTTTAAAGAAGGAATCAGCGACGATCCAACAGCGCCGTTTGCCGAAAAACGAGTGGCAATAACGCAGGAGGTGGATTTTCCGTTAACATCGGTTTATCGGGTAAAAGCGCTCAAACAAGAGGTAGAGGCACAACAACACCTGATTGTTGCCAAAGAGAAAGAAATTCAATCGCAGGTAAAAAGTAAGTATATCGAGGTGGTTTATGCACTTTATTTGCAGCGCTCGCGCGAAAATCAGCTAAACCTTGCACAAGACCTGTACAATGCCGTTTACACCAAATTTGAAACAGGACTGGGAAATGGCATTGATTTGGCAAATGCCGAAATTCAGCTGGATGAAGCGCGAAATGACCTCGACCAGAGTGAGTGGATTTTGCACCAGGCGCGATACGGGCTTTTTAACATTATGGGATTGCCCATCGAAGAGCAAAAGTACAGCATTCAGTTTGCCGACACGCTTTATGCCACCGATATTGATATTTCGCAAATTCAGGCCCTGGCGGTGCAGGAAGAGCAGCCCGCTTACCGCGCTTCAATGAATAGGCTAAACGCATCGGATTATTTTCTGAAAGAAGCAAAAAGCAATATTCTTCCCGACATCAGATTTAGTTTATATAAACAAGATTATGGAACCGGATACGATTTTAACGGTTTCGAAATAGGGCTGAGTATTCCTATTTGGTATCCGTTCGATCAGAAAGGAAAAATACAAATGGCCACCGCCCGAAAAGATGAATTGCGCTGGAACCAGAAGGAAATTCAATTAAATATGAAAAAGGAAATTGAATATGCCTGGCACAATTATTCGGTGAGCCGGTCGATCGTTAATCGTTATCACGATTCGATGCAAGAGCGTTCGTCGAAATTGCAGAGCATGTCGTTACGTGCCTATCAACTGGGCGAAATCGATTTGTTGGAACTACTAAATGCACAGCAGATTTTCTTAAAAAGCGAGCAGCGCTATTTAACTGCTTTGCGCGATTACTACATGCAACTGGCTGCCCTCGAGCAGTATCTCGATAAAGAATTGATCTATTAA
- a CDS encoding pyruvate, water dikinase regulatory protein gives MSKKSPAPIYVVSGGRGIAGNNLVQALLIQYPENKIPVEIIGRVTSEDEVFDVIMKAKADNGLIAHTMVNPELRHKINELGKEFKVRVVDLMGQLANYLDETLDVEPLVHPGLYREINHQYFDRIDSIEFTLSHDDGMSPERLRNAEIILTGVSRAGKTPLSVYLAMYGWKVANVPLVPGVPPPDELFQVDTNRVFGLHIGATQLIAHRQKRIASWENHRSESYVDQRAVREEIRKAMFVFDRGGFTVINVSNKPIESTANEILTYMSKRFSYRGRKLESPYQGPEETSQ, from the coding sequence ATGAGCAAAAAATCACCAGCACCCATTTATGTGGTATCGGGTGGCCGCGGTATTGCGGGCAACAACCTGGTACAGGCCTTATTAATACAATATCCTGAAAATAAAATTCCGGTTGAGATTATCGGGCGGGTAACAAGCGAAGACGAGGTTTTTGATGTGATAATGAAAGCCAAAGCCGATAACGGATTGATTGCTCATACGATGGTGAATCCTGAATTGCGCCATAAAATAAACGAACTGGGAAAAGAGTTTAAGGTGCGGGTAGTTGATTTGATGGGGCAACTGGCCAATTACCTCGATGAAACACTTGATGTTGAGCCGCTGGTGCACCCGGGTTTATACCGCGAAATAAATCATCAGTATTTCGACCGGATTGATTCGATTGAATTTACTTTATCGCACGACGATGGAATGAGTCCCGAGCGTTTGCGAAATGCCGAAATTATTTTAACCGGTGTTTCGCGTGCCGGAAAAACGCCGCTTAGTGTTTACCTGGCCATGTACGGATGGAAAGTGGCAAATGTGCCGCTGGTGCCGGGTGTTCCGCCGCCCGATGAGTTGTTTCAGGTAGATACGAACCGTGTTTTTGGTTTGCATATTGGCGCTACACAGTTAATAGCACACCGGCAAAAAAGAATAGCCAGTTGGGAAAATCACCGAAGCGAATCGTATGTCGATCAGCGGGCAGTGCGCGAGGAAATAAGGAAAGCCATGTTTGTTTTTGATCGTGGTGGATTTACCGTTATCAATGTATCGAACAAACCCATTGAAAGCACGGCTAATGAAATTCTGACTTACATGTCGAAACGGTTTTCGTACCGCGGGCGGAAACTGGAATCACCCTATCAGGGGCCGGAAGAAACAAGTCAGTAA